A portion of the Sulfuriferula sp. AH1 genome contains these proteins:
- a CDS encoding tetratricopeptide repeat protein, with protein sequence MSNRAAWILPLILISITSILYGGFLHNPLIFDDYGYFTEGGTLYHKLPFSATPRWLSYSTFNLTYHLIGLDILWFRIESLILHISVVLTLYIFLHQLWKTLLPSQNTNQLSYQGLAFFAALIFALHPVAVYGAAYLVERSIVMATLFSLLMWLALLGGLEHKNRAYLWLSVVFYALAIFSKEHAIMAPAVSAALVILWGRTRPNESRSSLYIKHLLPIFLAYALIGIYITLILKGILGTTYEIQGSDMASRLPLANQKLIYPLSILNQSSLFFKYLGLWLIPNPLKMSIDIRVPFVTQFWIWPQTLGFITFALYPIFNSILLWRGGRIGILGFALLAPWLMYATEISTVRIQEPFVLYRSYLWFAPAFAGFAIIFGTLLNKRRTIVILLLISSLMYPLAYDRLRSFSHPFILWDDAARLMQNQSGLPGAERIYVQHGHQLHKAGLSELAVTELTKAIQIRKDFIYAYNERGLTYLDLKRYQDALNDFNQTITIIYNNGKPYPGQRSAVKILAEAYMGRGSSLEFLNQPEEALQSFRNACHLGSKEACKKY encoded by the coding sequence ATGAGTAATCGTGCTGCCTGGATCTTGCCCTTAATTTTAATTAGCATAACCAGCATACTTTACGGTGGCTTTTTACATAATCCTCTCATTTTCGATGATTATGGATATTTTACTGAAGGCGGAACGCTTTATCACAAACTTCCCTTTTCAGCTACTCCCCGGTGGTTAAGTTACTCCACATTTAATTTAACTTATCATCTAATTGGTTTAGATATTCTCTGGTTTCGTATAGAGAGTCTAATACTTCACATTAGCGTAGTACTCACTCTATATATTTTTTTACATCAATTATGGAAAACGCTATTACCTTCTCAAAACACTAATCAACTTTCATATCAGGGACTAGCGTTTTTCGCTGCACTTATTTTTGCACTTCATCCAGTAGCAGTTTATGGTGCTGCTTATCTCGTAGAGCGCTCCATTGTAATGGCGACCTTATTTTCACTTCTAATGTGGTTGGCGCTGTTAGGCGGTTTAGAACATAAAAACCGGGCATATCTATGGCTTTCCGTCGTTTTCTATGCATTAGCTATATTCTCTAAAGAACACGCCATTATGGCGCCAGCCGTGTCAGCCGCATTGGTTATACTTTGGGGACGTACGAGGCCTAATGAATCTAGATCGTCACTTTACATTAAACACTTACTTCCAATTTTCTTGGCATACGCACTAATCGGAATTTACATCACATTAATACTTAAAGGAATACTTGGCACAACTTATGAAATCCAAGGAAGCGACATGGCTTCTAGATTACCTCTAGCAAACCAAAAGCTCATTTACCCTCTCAGCATACTGAATCAAAGCTCTTTATTTTTTAAATACTTAGGGCTATGGTTAATACCTAATCCACTCAAAATGTCAATTGATATCCGCGTGCCATTTGTTACTCAGTTCTGGATATGGCCACAAACATTAGGATTTATTACTTTCGCACTTTACCCTATATTTAATTCAATATTATTATGGCGAGGTGGGCGAATAGGTATCTTAGGTTTTGCACTTTTAGCACCGTGGCTTATGTACGCCACAGAAATTTCTACAGTACGAATACAAGAACCTTTCGTACTATATCGAAGTTATTTATGGTTCGCGCCTGCTTTTGCAGGCTTTGCAATTATTTTTGGTACATTATTAAACAAACGTAGAACGATCGTTATACTCCTGTTGATCTCCTCGTTAATGTATCCATTAGCATATGACCGCCTCAGATCTTTTTCACATCCTTTCATATTATGGGATGATGCGGCACGTTTAATGCAAAATCAATCTGGCTTGCCTGGTGCGGAAAGAATTTATGTTCAACATGGTCATCAACTCCATAAAGCAGGCTTATCTGAATTGGCTGTAACCGAACTTACAAAAGCCATACAAATCAGAAAAGATTTTATTTATGCCTACAATGAACGCGGTCTAACATATTTAGATTTGAAACGTTATCAGGATGCTCTAAATGATTTTAATCAAACTATAACTATCATTTACAATAATGGAAAACCCTATCCTGGGCAACGATCGGCCGTCAAGATATTAGCTGAAGCATATATGGGTCGTGGGTCGTCTCTTGAGTTCCTCAATCAACCGGAAGAGGCTTTGCAAAGCTTCCGTAATGCCTGCCATTTAGGGTCAAAAGAAGCCTGTAAAAAATATTAA
- a CDS encoding prepilin-type N-terminal cleavage/methylation domain-containing protein → MKKVQQGFTLIELMIVVAIIGILAAIAIPQYKDYVTRAKWQDNIVQIEPLKTAIAECAQNNAGTLASCDTLTKLTSATGYTTLPTPANGTVTLTGTTAAIAIAGAGALASPACTVTYTPASTANAITWTGVTSGTGCTKAQTGV, encoded by the coding sequence ATGAAAAAAGTACAACAAGGTTTTACCCTGATCGAATTGATGATCGTTGTTGCGATCATCGGCATTCTGGCTGCGATTGCGATTCCTCAATATAAGGACTATGTTACACGTGCAAAATGGCAAGACAATATTGTGCAGATTGAACCATTAAAAACTGCAATTGCTGAATGCGCTCAAAATAATGCTGGCACACTAGCCAGTTGCGACACCCTCACCAAATTAACTTCCGCTACTGGTTACACAACTTTGCCTACCCCAGCTAACGGCACTGTTACCTTGACAGGCACCACCGCAGCCATTGCTATTGCTGGCGCAGGTGCACTAGCATCACCAGCCTGTACCGTTACATACACCCCAGCCAGCACAGCAAACGCAATTACTTGGACAGGTGTAACATCAGGAACTGGCTGCACCAAGGCTCAAACTGGTGTTTAA
- the plsY gene encoding glycerol-3-phosphate 1-O-acyltransferase PlsY: MMALAVVVLAYLLGSLSFAVLVSRAFGLPDPRSHGSGNPGATNMLRTGRKSAAVLTLLGDMAKGWLAVWLAGYLTVRYQLPGWVIYAAAVAVFLGHLYPVFFGFKGGKGVATAVGVLFAISPWLGLACLLAWVAAFAITRISSLAALVAAAIAPVFGYYLLEDVVPLAALTALTVLIFWRHRANIKRLLAGEEGRFAKRK; this comes from the coding sequence ATGATGGCGTTAGCGGTGGTGGTGTTGGCTTATTTGTTGGGGTCGTTGTCGTTTGCGGTGCTGGTGAGTCGCGCGTTCGGATTGCCCGACCCGCGCAGTCACGGCTCGGGCAATCCGGGCGCGACCAACATGTTGCGTACCGGGCGCAAGTCTGCGGCGGTGCTGACGCTGCTGGGCGATATGGCGAAGGGCTGGCTGGCGGTGTGGCTGGCAGGCTATTTGACTGTGCGCTATCAGTTGCCGGGGTGGGTAATCTACGCAGCGGCGGTGGCGGTGTTTCTCGGGCATCTGTATCCGGTGTTTTTCGGTTTCAAGGGCGGCAAGGGGGTGGCGACGGCGGTGGGCGTGCTGTTTGCGATTTCGCCATGGCTGGGGCTGGCGTGTCTGCTGGCCTGGGTGGCGGCGTTTGCCATTACGCGGATTTCGTCGCTGGCGGCGCTGGTGGCAGCAGCGATCGCACCGGTATTCGGCTACTATCTGCTGGAGGATGTGGTCCCACTCGCGGCATTGACGGCATTGACGGTATTGATCTTCTGGCGTCATCGCGCGAATATAAAGCGTTTGCTGGCCGGAGAAGAAGGGCGTTTTGCTAAGCGAAAGTGA